One region of Metallosphaera sedula DSM 5348 genomic DNA includes:
- a CDS encoding isocitrate/isopropylmalate family dehydrogenase, with the protein MFRVSVIPGDGVGPEIFFASKKILAKLVETYSLGIEFIEVEAGDSAQAKYGEALPKNTLKVIESSDMILKGPVGESAMDVVVKLRQMYDMYANLRPAKSLPGVPNKYGNVDILIVRENTEDLYKGFEHEISEGVAVGLKVISAMASTRIANVALDYAKRRRNKVTCVHKANVMRITDGLFARSCRSVLKGKVEYNEMYVDAAAANLVKDPNMFDVIITTNMYGDILSDEASQIAGSLGLAPSANIGERKSLFEPVHGAAFDIAGKGIVNPTAFLLSVSMMLERMYQLSKDQRYLQASQSLTNSIYKVYSEGKNLTPDVGGSSKLSDIIDAIYSKLT; encoded by the coding sequence ATGTTTAGGGTTTCGGTAATTCCGGGCGATGGAGTAGGACCAGAAATATTTTTTGCAAGTAAGAAAATCTTAGCGAAACTTGTGGAAACGTACTCTCTCGGAATAGAGTTTATTGAGGTGGAGGCTGGGGATTCGGCTCAAGCCAAGTACGGGGAGGCATTGCCAAAGAATACTCTCAAGGTAATAGAATCGTCTGACATGATACTTAAGGGCCCAGTAGGCGAGTCAGCCATGGACGTAGTGGTAAAGTTAAGGCAGATGTATGATATGTACGCCAATCTGAGGCCTGCTAAATCACTTCCAGGAGTTCCCAACAAATACGGAAACGTGGATATCCTAATAGTTAGGGAGAACACTGAGGATCTCTATAAGGGGTTCGAGCATGAAATCTCAGAAGGAGTCGCTGTTGGACTTAAGGTGATATCAGCTATGGCTTCCACCAGGATAGCCAACGTTGCGCTGGATTATGCAAAGAGGAGAAGAAACAAGGTTACCTGCGTTCACAAGGCTAACGTGATGAGGATAACAGATGGGTTGTTTGCAAGGTCCTGTCGTTCCGTGCTAAAGGGGAAAGTAGAATATAACGAGATGTACGTAGATGCGGCAGCGGCTAATCTAGTGAAGGACCCAAACATGTTTGACGTCATTATCACCACGAACATGTACGGAGATATACTGAGCGACGAGGCTTCACAAATAGCTGGAAGCTTAGGCTTAGCTCCCTCGGCAAACATTGGGGAAAGGAAGTCGCTATTTGAACCCGTTCATGGAGCTGCCTTCGACATAGCTGGGAAGGGAATTGTGAACCCAACAGCTTTTCTGCTCTCCGTGAGTATGATGCTGGAACGCATGTATCAACTAAGTAAGGATCAGAGATATTTACAGGCCTCACAATCACTTACTAACTCGATTTACAAGGTTTATAGCGAGGGTAAAAATCTCACGCCCGATGTGGGTGGAAGCTCCAAGTTAAGTGACATAATTGACGCGATATATTCGAAGCTAACATAG